TTGGGGTTTTTCCCTCCTTTTCAGCCCTGACGGTTATGGGCGTACCATATTCATCGCTGCCGGATACGTAGAGAACCTGATTACCTATCAATCTGTTATACCTTGCGAACACGTCTGCCCCCAGATAAGCTCCAGCTATATGGCCTATATGGAGCGGGCCATTGGCGTATGGAAGGGCACAGTTAATCAGTACCTTTATATGAACCACCTCACGGTTAATTTATTTCAAATATTATTGGTTTTCTAATTCCTGATAGAATTTGCTCCAGAAATCAGGCATCTCCATGCTGCGATAATACATTTTCTATTCTGTTCTTCACGAAATCTCTGCCGAGGTTGTATAGGAAATATCCCAACCTTGGTCCTCGATCTTTTCCGATAAATATCCTGTAAAACAATGAAAATACTGAATCAGGGCTTTTCTTGTATTTCTGAGCAAGATCGTACACCTTATCATGTATTGACGCTGACTCCCAGGGCATACCATCGATGTCGTTCACGAATGATTCCAGCAGCATAGCGTCCTCATCATTTAATTCTACGCGCTGATCAATTGGCAAGATCTTAAATTTGACGTTTTCCGGAGCATATCTATCAAGCCATCTCCTGGCATACTCTATCTCCTTTTTGAAGTCTGCCTCATCAAAATTAGATGTGGAACTCATCTTAACGGCGCGCAACAGCTCGTCTTCATTTCTGTATATCTGGACAAGGGTCACCAGATGCCTGAAGTCCACCGGGTAAGGCTTTCTGTCCTTATTAACGAGTGAATATTCCACTATAGCGATCTGATCCTCATCAAGCGCGGATCTATCTCCAAAGTATGCATCCTGCAGCTTACCAAGTTCATCTGCGAGTGCCAATATGCCAAGTCCCGGATCGAAATCTATGTGCCTTCCCGGATTAACGCGTGCAATCATATATCGCAGAAGATCCGGCGGTATTACCTCCATTATTTCTGAAGCCGCTATAGCAAGACCAGTGGAGGAATGCATAGCACCCTTTCCTTTCAGTATTATACGCTCATATATCAGTGGCAGTGGTGGCTCTATTCCGAATATTTCGGATGCAATTCTCTTTCCCGTATCATAGGAACCGCCTGGTGCGCCATGATCT
This genomic interval from Thermoplasma sp. Kam2015 contains the following:
- the lysS gene encoding lysine--tRNA ligase; amino-acid sequence: MIRLFWADALVKDLNGPQRVSTGISPSGPIHVGNMREILTGDILFKAISKKGLEADFIYLCDDMDPLRKVYPFLSEDYKKYVGQPLKNIPAPEGTGKYSDYYLDPFVRVMKEANIPARVIKTSDLYDTGILARACDIAIQNREKIREILETVSGRQIEGDFYPYEPLCERCGRINTTQVVSYKYPYAEYVCKCGHHGFADIRKAEGKMPWRVEWPAKWFALKVTIEPFGKDHGAPGGSYDTGKRIASEIFGIEPPLPLIYERIILKGKGAMHSSTGLAIAASEIMEVIPPDLLRYMIARVNPGRHIDFDPGLGILALADELGKLQDAYFGDRSALDEDQIAIVEYSLVNKDRKPYPVDFRHLVTLVQIYRNEDELLRAVKMSSTSNFDEADFKKEIEYARRWLDRYAPENVKFKILPIDQRVELNDEDAMLLESFVNDIDGMPWESASIHDKVYDLAQKYKKSPDSVFSLFYRIFIGKDRGPRLGYFLYNLGRDFVKNRIENVLSQHGDA